GTCCAATAAAAACCCTAATGCTAATAGTTTTTATTCCACAGAAATAGCCATGTCGGATAACAATATATAGTTGTAAAagctaatttaaaaaataagccTTATTCCTCGATTCCAACCCCCTAGAGACTGTTTGGTCGAGGTCTTGAGCAAAGGATGTGCCTAAAACTTTCTCTTGCTGTTCTTAGCTCCACAGACTTGTGCAACTCAATCTTGAGACAACTCCCAATCTCAAGCATGACTTGGAACATTCATTCACAATGGCAACATTTTTATGCCAGTAGTTATAATCCTTCTGGCAAGCTTTTAGGAATAAAGGTTGGTGCAGATTGAGCTGAACAAGCTTTCCTCACAGATGCTAACTTAATGTAGCAGATTAAACTTTTAACTTCTAATCCCCTTCAATCTAATGTGGAGCACACAGGATACAAGGCAAACCCAATTTTTCAGAATATTTTGCTTTAGCCTACAGTAGTAGTTAAAATCTCTAGAAAAGATACAAATGAAGTCATCTTCAATGAAGTAGTAATTCATGAATCAACAGTTCAACGTAAGAAAGTTCAAAACAGACACATGTAAgtcttatattaaaaaaattctatcaTGTAAATTGTGTGTGTATATAGGTCAGGATCCACAGACATTTTGATAGAAATCAAAGTAGATGAAAATTTAGAGAAAATTGAATAGAAGCTGTAGTATTCAAACTCTAAGAATTACCATCAGAATCAGAAGCTATATTTACAGATTTGAGCAGGTTTAGATAGAAGCTACTGGCTTAACTAACAACTGTCATCTCAGCATCACTGATTCAAACAGAATAACCGATGTGACTCACCAGTCAACACTTAACTAAAAGCTAACTGAAAACAGATAGGCTTTCTAACATACATCTAACACATTTAAGACCTAGTATGATGTTGTATGCTGTTCTCATGGAATACAGAGTATAAAATAACTTAAAATGACCAAAATTTATGAGCATGATCTCCATGATGTGTACCTGTAACCCACAATGGCTTTAAATGGATCCTAACCGTAGACCCACACACAGACATACAAAAACACCAAAAATGATATGACATTGGCACATGTCCTAACATCTTGTACATGCATTATGAACCTATCTGCCGCATAAAGAGAAAGAAGTATATCAGACAAGTTCATTTTAAGATGGAAAGCAAACCTTTTTCATTGAAGATATGAACTTGTCATCTATAATACCAGCCTGAAAAAAAACATCCAAGTCATTTAGTATATAAACAAAAAGTCTGTTCATATCGTGTTTAGTAGTTCAATAGCATGCATttaaagagaaggagaaggagaagcaAATCTACATTCTATTGAAGCTTTTAAGCAAAAGCAGATTCATCCTATTAATCAACTTTAGATTCTGCATCAGTACATCAGTTACtgctaaagaaaaagaaaataagaatccctataaaaataaaacagaatTTTAAACCAGCAAAAAGAGGAAAAGATACGATGAAAATATTATGATACCCGTTTAACAATTTGTCAACATCTTATCAGCTACctacaataattttgaaagcatACCTTTCACAGATCTCACTAACTgattgtgaaaaacaaatggggAATAAAACTAGCTAAAAGTAACAAAAGAaacgaaaacttgaccaataaaaaaatgaaggatTGAAGAAGGTTCGACCGTTTGTTTGTTTAATGTTAGGCAGCAAACAACAATGTCAGCTTTCCTGGCAAAGTCGTATATATCTTCATGACTACCCTTCACATCAACAAGATCGTCTacatcatcttcaacaaatAATATATAACAGCGTTAAGAAATAGAAGAACAAATTAGGCATATTTACTAGTAATAACCCACAGCAATTATTAGAGTATACTATATAGTCTAATAGCAATTGAGAAGAAAAATAGTTGTGCTTAATTTACTAGAGTTCTGTGCATATGAAGTCCAGCTCCGCTTTGTAGCTATCACTTTTACGCCAAATGGTTGTAATCTCTTTGCTAAATCCATCCCAATGTTcccaaaacccaaaatgaaTATCTGCATAATTATGAAACATTATTATCCTAATGCAATATCTTCAATTATTGCAAATACCACCATCATGTAAAATTACAACATGTGAGGAAAACAGAAGTGACGAGATAAAATATACTCTCTTCATGTTTCTTTTTCCAATTACTGTTCACCGTTAATGTATCACCTCTACTTATGTGTAGTGCAGAGTACAGACAGAATATTTGGGTGTGAAACTATGAATGGCAATAATGGTGATAGGGATAATATTTAGGTAGAAATAGCATTCCTAATTACTTTTGTATTTTGGTTGTGATGACTATTGTAAGTATCCAAATATATATTCAAGCAATGCTCTGAGGAGGATTCTAGGAAGGACTCTGACTGTATACAGATAACACTTAAGTTTAGATCTCCTTACATAAATTTCAGAGGTTTTCCAGGCACAACAAAAGAAGCATTTAAATAGGCATCACTATTATCATTTGCTTAACTCAACAGTATTTGAcataaaaagaaacttaaaaaactcaatttttagtaatcagcagcagcaacaacaacaacaacaaaaaaatagcCCACTAAGTGAGGTAGGCTATTTGGATCACACAACACCATTGCACTCGGTCAAAAGCCAAATTTTGTGGGATATCATGGACCTTTAAATAACATCTTCCAACGCCATTTTTGGCCTCCCTCTACCCCTTTCACAAAACTAAGAACCATCTTCCAACCGGTTTTCTAGCATCTTCTCCATAGGTATCACACCATTATCTCCTCGAATATGATCATTGTGTATCATGTCCTTTCTAGTGTGTCTACCAAcccattttaaaataaaataaaaagttataGGTTTACATATTATAATAGTAATATATGTAACCATAATATATTTCAAGTCCCCAAGCCTTCTGTCAAATATATTTCTTGGATGATCTATCCCCTTCACCCTTCTTTAAAAGTACTAGTCATAGACTTTATCTAGCTAGAATAAGTTGAGATCCATTTTAATCAATAACATGTGAATGTTCCATGACATAAGAAACAAGAATAAGTAGGAAGGCATACAATATATTATTTGTTTCCCAAAAAGAATCAATGTACTCACAGTTTTCCCCAATAAAGTATCAGTAATTGGCTCTCCAACCTTCTTCTGCTGTATGGAAATCTGCAGTTCATTCTGCAGGCACAATGTTTATTCAAAAAATTAAGCAGCACTGAAATATGGTAGTTCCCTATTTAGGAACCTTGTCCCAACTTGTTTAGGAACCCTGTGTCAAGTGTCAACTCATTTAGAAAAAACGAAGGGATATATTCTATATCAAAATTGAAGATACCATACTTGCCTACGAAGTAGACCCAACATTAGATATATGGCCATCTCAGCACATGAAGCTGAATTTCCAGTAACACCACTTGGGATCCTACCAACTTTGATTCCATGCTTTGTTGCAGCATCAATATCAACACCTAGGAGGAAAATtagtaatttaattatttaaaattgtgAGGTTCAACAAGATGGACGAGAAAAGTAAAATGCAAAAGAATATATATAATTGATAGAATTCAAAGATAGGCAGAGTAAAATCATTCTGTTAATCTGTTATTGATTATCAAAGTCAGTATGTACAGTGTTACAACTCTATTTATAGAGTCAAGTAGCCTCCAATAGATGCTTAACAAACAAATTACTAGCACTATAACAAACTAATTGATCGATCAAAAGCTGCGAAATAGACTTAACTAAAAGCAACTAACTCTCAGTATTGTTACAGAATCATAACAATCAAGGAGCTCTATCCTTCGACCAGGAGTAAGGGTGATAGTAATATATCTCTAATAATAAATATGGGGGAAAAAGAAGCTTCCTGAAATTCCTCACTAGAGCTCAACTGACAATAATCACAGTACCTTCCAGTCCAACACCATACTGCATTATAAGCTGCATCTGAACTGCACGAGAAATTATGTTTGAATCTAGCTTCATGCTTTTTACTATGCAAACATGATAGTTTGCAATTTCCTTTGGCACATCTTCCAAAGGGAGAACATCCACCTACAAATGCAATAAACGGCTTATTGATCGAAACTATAATTAATTGGAACATTTCACTCTGTGTAATACAGAGGTCATAAAACTTCAATGTTAGTATGGAGTATGGACTATGGAGCCTCTATAGAGTCAACTTGTAGACTCAACAATAAAATATATAGTACATGTTAAATCATACATTAAAGACCAAAATCAAGCAAAACACAGTCAACAACCACATTTCCACACAGAACCAGTAAGTAATAACCAATCAACCACAGTACCACACTCAACCAATCCAATCAACCAAGGACAAGCAACAGAACCAGAATAGAGACAAGCTTTGACTAACAGAACTTGTTAAAACAACAAGGGCACCAACTTTAGTTGAGCAATAAAAACAGCAACTTCAGTTATGCAACAAACAAGCAACCTAAACTTTGACACTGATGGCGACGAATGAGCACCTAGACTCATACTGACAGCAAGGACGACCGAAGAAGTTCAAGTGAGATATAGTATTTCATGAGTGTAAAACTGACTCTCATTATTGAATGAGACTGTACATTGTTTATCTAGAGTGACTGAAGTTAGTTCAGTCAGTAACTAACTCTGACTGACTCTCTAACTATTCTAACTAATTCTAACAGTAGCTTAACTACTCTAAGTAGTTATGATCCAGTGTATGTATTGTAACTTAAGCATATACTCCGACAACAACCAACCTGAGTTTTGATGGTGATAGGATTGAATGAATGCACAAGCAGTTTGACTGTGTTTTGGTTGAGCTTAGCACTGATTGAAGAAGGAAGTTAGTCATTAACCTAGttcaaaaaaattcccttgAATTTCTTACTCAAAAGTGATGCCTTATGAGCAGAATATAACATGAACCAACAAGTTCAGGCTCAAATCCCGAGTTTACTCCCTAACAAGCTTTCATGTGATTCACCTCGTTTTCCCTTAGTAGAAACATAAACTTGTCCAAGTCTATGAGTTGACATATGGCAAGTTTGACAACTACATAAACGAACAATAACAAGTTTTAGTGATTGTCAGACTGGCGTCCTACCTATTTCATTACAACCATAACTACTCTCATTTATTCAATGCCATAATCAAGCAGTCTAAGGGAAAGGTCTGAATAAATGCAATTCATTCTCGATATAGTTtgttatataaattaaattttgtgTCACAGTACATTtccttgtttttttttgaaaaggccAAAAGAAACAGTACATTTCCTTGTTATTCAAACACATCATCAGAAGGGGGAGACTGAACCAGCTCTGGTTCAAGAAGCATAGTCTTCTTCTTAAGCAACAGCAGAAAATTTCTTCTCTAAAACTCCCTAAACATTGTGATTCAATTGTAAGTCAATAGCGACTATCACGATACAAACAATCATTTAACATTGATCCTAGAAGTAAGCATAAGCACCACGTAGACTCTTGAAGTTTAACACTAAACTCCAAGCAATAGAACTCTTATTTAACAAAATGACTATCTCAGAACAAAAAATTAGCAGACttctttcagaaaaaaaaattaagaaaactgATACATACACCCAAATAAGAGTTATGCTTTTTCAACACCTAAACAGTACAGACACCCTAGATACACCCAATTTTTCTCTCTATCAATCTTCTTATATGACATTCCTTacttatctctcttctcttccttgCTCACCCTGAGTGTCTGTCTACCCAACATTTCCCccatatatataacatattatAAAGGTACCTTGATAAATGAATGTTTCTGCAGATACTCTATTGTATATTCATGGGAAGCTGGGAATAGTGGTCCACAAAACAAGACACGAGTGATTTGTTTATCAACATTCCGATTGTGTCTCTCCATGAGATCAGCCCTATAGATAACCGCAACAAGAAAGAGTCAAACTCAGTTACAGACACACATAATAGAGGATAAAACAATTAGCAATGGAGAGAGAAACTGAACATACCTGCTACTTCTACTACTAGTTGCTGTAGCTGCTGCTCTTATCGAAAATGTTGCTGCTACTTTGGTTGTGGAGAAGGCAGTGATCGTTCTGCCGAAAAGATCGAAATATTTCGTCCAATCGAAAAGGCCTCTCCTcaacattttattattttccaaTTTTCAACCTTTCGctggggagttgggtttggggcctcccctatggggctgcgcgcccaccctttttttttaaaggcttaattgcaactttggtccccgacgtttaccaatgctacgattttggtcccccacctaatttaattacatggatggtccccgaagttgtaggtcgtgtgcaacgttagtcctaccgtttatttcttaatggaggagacttacgtggacgtctagttggagagaaaaaggaggtatgaggagagagggaagcacgtgagtatcacgtgaactcacgtgaaccttatatgaacccattatacccaaatctgaaaccctagggatctaaatcgtgttaccttcttcgttctagggaggtcaggggtttgggtataatgggttcagataagggtcacgtgatactcacgtgcttccctctctcctcatacctcctttctctctccaattggacgtccacgtaagcctcctccattaagaaataaacggtaggactaacgttgcacacggcctacaacgtcggggaccatccatgtaattaaattaggtgggggaccaaaatcgtggtattggtaaacgtcggggaccaaagttgcaattaagccttttttaaacccaaaagtgccctacggaaaggtactttccgtattcaatttaacttaatacggaaagtacctttccgtattatattttgatgactacggaaaggtattttccgtatttaactctgacaggattccccctttttccaccattactcctccctcaccaaccccttcaccattactcctccgtcaccaacccctcaccagcccccctgaacctcctcaatgcctccagaccaccctctctctcaccctctcctacctcactttcatttccaagctctccaccaccatccactccttcatttcccaagctctccaccactatcaacaagtgttgtagtagaggtaagtctatgtgtttatttgttgttattttgtaggattaagtagtggaagtagttagattaagtagtttaagtagttagattaagtagtttaagtagttagaaggatggttttttgaattctgagtcgtgatataatacggattgttatcttccgtattgaatatggaaaggtaatttccgtattcagtatggaaagtaacaatccgtattcagtatggaaagtAGCTTTCCGTATTGAGTATGGAATGTAActttccgtattctcttccagggatgacagattcatttttctttggtgagtcacaattgattgaagctggatttcacaatggtcaacctgaagaggccactacagaggtgccaccaccagcatttgtgcccccgtgtataagtatagatgtctcgcatttatttgcaactgatcaggtattctttgaacatatttttgcattgttttgagagtgtaatatatcaattcttattatgtcttgatcacccttgtaatcaattcttattattataacagattttccctacccgtgatgatcttatcaattgggttcatggaattgcgattgaaaatggatatgttacgttgatcaaaaagtcagattatggtgggaatggaagcagaaaagcttatgtcatgttggggtgcgagaagcatggtaaataTGTTCCTTATAGAGACCCTGATCTTGTTGAAGGGACGAgatcacaaaagacaggttgtccttttagactaaaaggacgacctaggaaaaatggcatagatagagattggcggctaaaggtgatggaaggtatacacaaccatgaaccagctaggtcactacttgggcacaattttgttggtcgtctaaaacccggagagaaggagcaagtggaaaaaatgacaaggagttgggttccaccgagaaagatgttgttgactttgaaggaaaacaatccttcaaacttgactaccatatctcagatttatggtgtttgcaagaggttaagaaaatccctccgcgggggattgacagaaatgcaacacttgttgaagaagttggacggtgacaagtatgtccactttgaaagacatgagcctggatcggaagtcattagagatgtattttgggctcatccaaatgctatcaaactgttcaacacattcccgtatgtagtgattatggattgcacatacaagacaaacaaatatgcaattcccttgcttgagattgttggactgacttccacagataagacatactccatagccttttgctacattgttaatgagggcacagatgactacgtttgggcactggagtgtatgaagtctctattagctgatcaagccatgttgcctaaggtgattgttactgacagggatcttgccttattgagtgttgctaagcaaagccttcctaacactacacatttattatgcttgtggcacatcaacaagtgtgttttggcaaagtgcaaactctatgttgacacagatgattttgctgagttggttatgatgaagtgggcagaggtggtggatgctgcaacagttgaagaatttgaagtgaaatggatgcaattgtttaatatgtgcaaggcaaaatacagcaactttacctcctattgttctactacatggttggttcacaaggagaaattcgccaaggcatggacaaatcatgtgatgcactttggaacaacaacaagtaacaggtaaaaaaattacatgagcttaatttatgcgttgtttgttcatttgatagattgttgttaataagatatctatttgttgtttgcagggctgagggtgcacatgccagtttgaagaagatgttacgggattgcaagggtgacctggccacttcatgggatgcgtcgcatagtttgacatgtaatcgacatactgaaatattagcatcgtttgagcgcagtattcacagaattgatcacattttcatgttcccattttacacaaatattagaggatttgtgtcaaacaaatgcctgcagctcatcgacgttgaacatataagaatgaagtcctacggcggatgcgattgcttgttgagagagactcatggactaccttgcggttgtgaacttgcaggtcaccggtcaaccactctcttgtcaattaattctatttgttattgaaagtgacacttttgtgaacttgcaggttatgaaagaattccatatgagtcaattcatccattctggaagagactgagttgggagcatgtacctgaacctgttgcagatactaccagcaaccatatttgcggcatgaaccatggagatatgcaaccagaagttgaggcattgacacattatttcagttctttggatactggagggcagagtatggtaaggaggaagcttcaagcgatctattgtcctgaaagcagttcacTTTGTACTCCTGCGGTTAAGATAAGGTCCAAGCGCACTCTTAAGGCGAATGAGAAAATACCACCCAAGAAtaaagcaataggatccttgactcgtgatctttcaggttttgaacatgttgatagggagatcagagaggc
This portion of the Lotus japonicus ecotype B-129 chromosome 3, LjGifu_v1.2 genome encodes:
- the LOC130742458 gene encoding uncharacterized protein LOC130742458, whose protein sequence is MMKWAEVVDAATVEEFEVKWMQLFNMCKAKYSNFTSYCSTTWLVHKEKFAKAWTNHVMHFGTTTSNRAEGAHASLKKMLRDCKGDLATSWDASHSLTCNRHTEILASFERSIHRIDHIFMFPFYTNIRGFVSNKCLQLIDVEHIRMKSYGGCDCLLRETHGLPCGCELAGYERIPYESIHPFWKRLSWEHVPEPVADTTSNHICGMNHGDMQPEVEALTHYFSSLDTGGQSMVRRKLQAIYCPESSSLCTPAVKIRSKRTLKANEKIPPKNKAIGSLTRDLSGFEHVDREIREAKKVSQPPKKKKRVKKSDTSYFMGHFPAFFHPYIQTVQNVEDDGNCGYRAVAALLGLPSGEESWSWVRAALIEELERHRGLYDEMWSRHVVNALHSRLTLPSGDPATDDKWMQLPEMGYLVATRFQVVFISISSTGCWSYLPLRGEGPPDVHHVIAVGHVKNHFVHVFFD
- the LOC130745588 gene encoding uncharacterized protein LOC130745588; this encodes MLRRGLFDWTKYFDLFGRTITAFSTTKVAATFSIRAAATATSSRSSRADLMERHNRNVDKQITRVLFCGPLFPASHEYTIEYLQKHSFIKVDVLPLEDVPKEIANYHVCIVKSMKLDSNIISRAVQMQLIMQYGVGLEGVDIDAATKHGIKVGRIPSGVTGNSASCAEMAIYLMLGLLRRQNELQISIQQKKVGEPITDTLLGKTIFILGFGNIGMDLAKRLQPFGVKVIATKRSWTSYAQNSNDVDDLVDVKGSHEDIYDFARKADIVVCCLTLNKQTAGIIDDKFISSMKKGALLVNVARGGLVDYGAVVNHLKSGHLGGLGTDVAWTEPFDPDDQILKFKNVILTPHVAGVTEHSYRSMAKVVGDVVLQLHAGLPLTGIELVN